agagagagtagaACCCGAACGGCAGCGGTTTGATTGTATTATcgtatatcaataattttcacataTAAACTGTAAGTATTATAAGTTTGTTGATTCgagaaaatagatttatagATGTTATCTAAGGAACTGTGCCTTAcagcatatataaaatatatgatattgttttatattaagtttttattggaaTCAACAGAGTGTTTGTTATTTCATATCATAGCGGCGatcaattagaaatttttattcaatctcAAGATGAAATcttaatcttgaaaaatatatctttttcatatagtcttttaattatctatttttgataaattggCAAAAATAATCTATAGGCAGCTAAAAatgtgacaaaatattttaattaagaaatttaaagagtgcaaaataaaaaattatttttcttccatttattCAAGATGAATTTGGCTTTGAGATAAAATTAGTTTGAAGTAATTAAGGTATTTAATGTTGAATTCCCATTAATATTGATAGCTATcaactttaataatataaaagaagtaaaaataatagctTTTTAAATCGGggaaattattagaataaattaaatcaaagcAAAAGTGAGTCAATGAACGAACactaatttatgcaatttaatgAAGTAATCACCTGTAATCACAGTCAACCATAATGATTTGTACTCACATATTCATGAATCAGCATTTCGTGTGCGATGAtcgttttgataaaaaaagaaatgtttaataagCAAGTATTACAGGTATTGCCTTATGCAAAGAaagtatatttgtaatttacagctaatataattatataggttggttttattgttagatatttaaacaaaatacgGAAGAACCAAAGGACTCTCAAACATCCAGAGAAAAAATGTACTTGTTAACAATTTCGGTGTAGATATAACGTACAGTACATAGGCATAGTACATTATAATCGTATGACAATGTACGAGTATATGACATGATAaatacattgaaataattttaatcacagTTGAGAATGAATTTATCAGAGAGActtgaattattcaaaaatcgatttttcacgAACATTGGtttctttatgtatatacgtttacgaaacaatttcttttattagtagaataataattttaataattaatggacgaaatttatatatccgaattttgatattgatataattttgattctaCCAGAATCATCATCTTACATTCCTACCTCTTCTTCTACatgacatattaaaaaaatattaacattttttattaaaaatagtttgcgttttatttttattttttaaatagtatctaaattatataggttaaaattgtattaactaATAAGGGATAAAAAATTGGCCCTTGGGACGCAATCGAATCCGCGACTTCGCGTCATTAGCAATACGTTTTAACCAGCTGAGTTAATAGgctaaataatgtataatacttttttaaggtggaatttttcaaaaatattttataagatagtGAATtgtattaaagtaaataaatatattataagttacttttttttaaagtttattctTGCTTATAGTTAATACATGTAAtgtaaagcaaaatttaaaacaaatagattaactaaaaaaaaattgattcagACTTCAAGAcaaagttttcttttctttgctGTTGATATAAAAATCCTAGTAAAGAGATGGAATATGTGTATTGTAgattatatcgaaaaataaatgaactGTTATTGAACaaaccattttaaaattacatttgtttttttatttattgaatgatcctcgtatataataattttttataagaataatagtatataataatttgactaagttaaaaaaaaaagtataataaaagctataattgttagttgtgtatagtaaaagaaattaaacaaagaaaaagacgCAAATATATGCGAGcataattcattttttgaCAAGTTACTccctttttttaattgtagcaatatataaaaatttatatcaataaatttataatttaatataaattgtgatTACGCATGTAAgctcaaaaaatattaaatttgtgttttgatttacataattttaaaaattatttattttaaaagtacaattttcacacaatttgtaacaatagttgaaaataacgtacaaatttactttctatattctatgcataaatttatcatattacatatcaaaatttatttgcttctTTACTGTTCTGTAGTGGTTGTTACTGCGCAACCTTTTAAGAACTATTTACATCACAtactgtatttattatgttagCTACCAATATTCCTCTTAGTGTTCGATGATTTCTCGAAACAGTAAGATAgcaattaaattgatataccTCTGGCATTCGCAATTCAAGACGGTGTTAACTGTACTATTgttacaaattgttaattgttacaaagtactataattttaataaacatataattttaatctatgtAGGTGAGTTAtcataagtaaaatatttttcattaaaaacatataaaaaatttctaaagcacagttttacaattatcaaaatatatttttcagtgctaatgaacatatttaacaattcttttaaattttttctttttcaatttacacTACGTGAGCTACGATAAACGTAACATTTATCTATCGTCTGTttcaatgcaaaatttttaaattaaattaatgtcacacgttgaaaattaattattttgacatttgcaaaattttttggaaagattgATTGTTTTCTGAGACCTAGTGTACATATAgttgaagtaaaaaattatttaattatctgtaACATTATAACAACATAATTttctgtgaaaataaaaaatagttttgcaTACGTATTGTATTttcagtattaaataaattttatatacagggtaattgctgaatcacctctcgggtgcaggtagagcgggtagaaaagtcctctatcgttttgcgatttttacaataattaatgagaaattaattaaagaagatcggccaattttgcgcgagtctaagcgcgcggcgagaagagacagcccGTTGTTACGTGGTCGCTAGGACGCAAGGATCTAACGTTACACACCGCTGTGCCGTTGTCATTCATAGAGCGCTCCTCTCAACGAtttatcgcgcgcctagtaaccaaataacagtgGTATCACcacgggtctcttctcgccgcgctcttaaactcgcgcgaattggccgatattttttaattaattcctcattaattattgcgaaaatcgtaaaatgatagaggacttttctattcggtTTAAACCGCTCTACCTACACCCAAGAGGTGATTTAGCAATTGTCGCAcatgtatacataatatgtttaattttataatgaacaagaatttttgaacaaattatgtttttcGTAAGATTCTATATAACctctgatatttaaaattttgttttgttttcactattatcaaaaatgattctttctctcctttagccttttttcataaaaatactgCATCGCTTTAGTACGATTAACTATAATAGTTgttatataatctttatttttcttatatgtaGAGAAGTTAAATGGAATGTGTTGTAAATGTATGTGTTTTTCTTATCACGAAATTCTTCTTATAGATGCTTTAAATGGAAAATAGTATGGCATTCCGACATATCTTAAacagtttaatattaatcgtaATAATCATACTATCTACTgcaaaatttacgaaaaatgaGACTGAATCTAATTACAATGTTTTGAATTTCATACCCTTGCATTATGATGTCAAAATAAAGTTTGACGTATACAGAAATGTCTTTTTTGgcaaatgcaatattatcaTCCAGATTAATCGTCCAACGGAAAATATAACTCTAATGAGTTCGAAGATTTTCAGTATACTTGAAATTGCCTTGATTAACAACAATAACATTCAGAAGATTAACATCCAGAAATTTTCACTTATCAATAAatcgtttaataaaatgtacattcaTCTTAATGTTACTCAGTCATCATTAAAGCTTTTATCTCCAGGTACGTATACCTTAGAAATGACATATGTCCGTATCATAATAGATGATGGATACTTCTTCGAATCTATCTATGTAGACAGAGAAAAAGGCAAAATGTAAGTCAATATAATCAATCCTTAgtcaattgtaaatataattttatattaatcatgcatttaaaataaaatagattaaataatgaaatcatTGAAGTAATAAAAGCAGAAGAACTATTTCCATACTGGGACGAAGCGGTATTTAAATCAACTTTTGAAATTTCTATCTGTCATCATAAAAACTACtcatttttatcgaatatGCTGATACGAAAAGAGGTGaaacaagagaaaaatatggatAACATGCTATGGACTCACTTTAACCAATCATCTTTAATGCAAGCtcaacatttaataattctaataaccaCATTCACTAATTCCTCTTATAATGCAAATAGATTTTGGTGTAGAAAAGAGATAAGAGACCAGATACAATATGCAAAATACATTGCCGCAGGTGTCGTGTACTATTTGACACAAAAAAGTACAAGAATAGTATCAAAAATAGATTACTATGTAGTTACGGACTTTCAAGACAGTAACGTAAAGACACAGGAATTCATTCTATTAAGGTAATACTCGTTAATaacaacaaaaattgaaaccaaattgaataaataaatttacctataatattctaaaattaaaaaatattttttttaatattagtataattatttaaaagcaaataaaacatATCACTTGCATCCATCTTTCTGATAAAActtcttatttttactttaaataaacaattaaaataagtattgtTTAACGTTAAATcagattttatttcagattttattattgaaagtgtaaaataaaaataactgcgttttacattatacaaataaaacatgtgctataaatcttattttttccaaCTTTCGGAATTTATTAccaatttatctttaaattcatttttaaccaaatatatttaaatgtttatttatgcTTTGTAATAACTTGCATCTCCTATAACGAcaaaacacaaatttattaaattgtataattgtaataaaaattttagatatatttctaatatgtaAAAACAATTTGCAGGGAAGAAAATACTATTTATAATGATACATTACATCCTGTTTACAAAATGGAAGTGGCAAACTACGTAACACGTCAAACAATATCTCACTTGTACAATGATATGATTCTGTGGTCAAAAGAAggatttattacatttcttgCAACACATATTTTGAATCaggtttttacatttttattactaatataCTATGATTTTTTAgactttataatttaacgataaaatgtaatagcTGTCAACAGCGCTCAATACATGTTGCCAAAATTCAAATACACTCTTCTCAATTACATATTTACTCGATCATATCACGCTTTACAGACTCAGTTATATCGCATGGAGGATTTATTCGTTGTCCAAACACAACAGGAGTCTTTACGTTTCGATACTCTTCCTACAGATTCTCTGCCATTTGGAACACCCCTTTATGAAATCAAATGTAAgtttaagtaaatataactaaaataatacttataattaaagaaaatataatttaaaaatattgataattgtttgtaaattcttaaatttgtACATAACAGAATATAAGAAGACTtaactataaattaattaaaatacaacttatgtatacataaaatttattgtaaatatattaacccTTTTGTTATGGCGGAACTGGCCGCCAGCACGTCACCGTTGAACGGGTCTCCGTGCCATaagcatatatttaaaatatatatttaagcttatttaatatatttaagtataagtatttaaaatcattGATACATCATAGTAATTAATAGTatattaaaagcaaaaaaaaatacctcAAATTGCTGAACAAATgctttataatttgaattgtAACAGCATTTATTATATGGCGCAtgttatatcatataatatttaatataatatctgaTGATACGTTTTGGACTTGTATCAACAACTATATAAACATACAGTgagtaatatctttttatatttataatggtGATAATAATGACATACAAAATGTGAACAGTAAAACAGATGACATGCTTCAAAGTCTACTGttcaaaaacatacaaattaatcgttttaaatttatcggcTACTTTTggttactttttatttaaagaatttaaacaacATGTtgaggaattattatttataataaataatgtaattttataattgataataaagaattttgcaATGTTGATTTTTCAGGTATAATCAGACAAATGCGACAGatactaataatttatctactatagcattattttttaacactgTGAAAAGTGTTGTAGATGCAACGAATAGCACACGTAACTTTAGTATAGAAAATATAGTCGATATTTTGTTAACGAAAAGACATTATCCTATACTGTACATGACACGAAATTATAACGAAACATTCCATAACCCGATATTAATCTCATATATCAATTATCCACATTCATTATTCACCGACGTGAAACCATATGAATTATATGTGACATATACAACAAAATCAGACATGAACTTTGAGCCATCAGATACCCAAACTCACTTTTGGTTATCTTCATTAACACCGCACCATTATATGTCTACGTTTGACAAAAATGATTGGATCATACTCAATTTACAACAAGCTGGTAAATATTAAACAGTAACTTTATTCtactcttttttctaaaattgatgTTTCATTATTCCatgtttaatattagaaatatgttttttgtgtttattggcaaatttgtaatatttgtagatattatttaagatttataatatattaatatattatatctagtCACaattatatactaaaaaaaaatcagttgaAACAACTCGAATTGTTCTTGCATATGGCGAAGAAACAGTCCTACTCCTTTGATCAGAATTTCTTgttcttttattatcttatttgttGATCTGACTTAATTTTTAGTCAGTCTGACTCGATTGTAGTTAGTGCAACTAAATTCCGTTCTACTTTGAGACTTGGTTGCCAatactcaattttttttcagtgtacTTAACGTTTCAGCCAATAATGATCCGCAGctctttgaaattaatttattattaattctaagTCACTTTCTAATTAATCATTTGCAATACACATATTTGCAactaatttctaaaatattttattaaaaagtaaattatttgagGAAATGTTTCGAAAGGGAAAACAATATTTGCTAACATTTTTGGACAAATTTGATAAAGAcactgtaataataaaaatattatttttgtgtcaTAGGATACTATCGCATCAATTATGATTTGGGTAACTGGCAAAAACTTGCggattatttatatgaaaattataccGATATTCATGTTCTCAATCGAGCCCAAATCATCGATgacgcgttttattttttgaggCAAGGACAACTcaattttctttcgttttgGAACATTACAAAGTTTCTGTTTAAAGACGCAGACTATGTAGCATGGTATCCCATGATTAAAGCTGTTGAATACATGATGTGTATATGGCCAGTTCAAAATACTGACGCTATaaaggtataaaaaaaataaatttctataaaaaagaataatgtataatattaaagcaaCGTACAAAAGaagttaaacaaatatatatatgtatatgtgtaaatatactaaaactttttttttcaaaaacaataataaatttaatattcttattatttaacaaattttaggTGCAACTTAGAGAAAGGTTTGATG
This genomic window from Linepithema humile isolate Giens D197 chromosome 5, Lhum_UNIL_v1.0, whole genome shotgun sequence contains:
- the LOC105673232 gene encoding thyrotropin-releasing hormone-degrading ectoenzyme-like isoform X1 — its product is MENSMAFRHILNSLILIVIIILSTAKFTKNETESNYNVLNFIPLHYDVKIKFDVYRNVFFGKCNIIIQINRPTENITLMSSKIFSILEIALINNNNIQKINIQKFSLINKSFNKMYIHLNVTQSSLKLLSPGTYTLEMTYVRIIIDDGYFFESIYVDREKGKILNNEIIEVIKAEELFPYWDEAVFKSTFEISICHHKNYSFLSNMLIRKEVKQEKNMDNMLWTHFNQSSLMQAQHLIILITTFTNSSYNANRFWCRKEIRDQIQYAKYIAAGVVYYLTQKSTRIVSKIDYYVVTDFQDSNVKTQEFILLREENTIYNDTLHPVYKMEVANYVTRQTISHLYNDMILWSKEGFITFLATHILNQTQLYRMEDLFVVQTQQESLRFDTLPTDSLPFGTPLYEIKSFIIWRMLYHIIFNIISDDTFWTCINNYINIQYNQTNATDTNNLSTIALFFNTVKSVVDATNSTRNFSIENIVDILLTKRHYPILYMTRNYNETFHNPILISYINYPHSLFTDVKPYELYVTYTTKSDMNFEPSDTQTHFWLSSLTPHHYMSTFDKNDWIILNLQQAGYYRINYDLGNWQKLADYLYENYTDIHVLNRAQIIDDAFYFLRQGQLNFLSFWNITKFLFKDADYVAWYPMIKAVEYMMCIWPVQNTDAIKVQLRERFDGLLLNIGYVDKFYLDSDFTKILREEAMKWACVLDTPKCRETASDLLNNHLESSVQDKFFKWRERIYCKGLMKSDYNNWFKVWNKWKNTSDNTFLEYLTCSPDPTIIKTYLTFIKSDEFYLNVTDSKTNANIVLLIIAKHAKNNIVLTDIFEYFESIKFSSKQQIDQIAILIVIITHEHDVKHFKKVHFPIRKFVKTKLTMSEKQLSFIVDAVKQKIEKRKMEYNKRVTNYGVLN
- the LOC105673232 gene encoding thyrotropin-releasing hormone-degrading ectoenzyme-like isoform X2, producing MENSMAFRHILNSLILIVIIILSTAKFTKNETESNYNVLNFIPLHYDVKIKFDVYRNVFFGKCNIIIQINRPTENITLMSSKIFSILEIALINNNNIQKINIQKFSLINKSFNKMYIHLNVTQSSLKLLSPGTYTLEMTYVRIIIDDGYFFESIYVDREKGKILNNEIIEVIKAEELFPYWDEAVFKSTFEISICHHKNYSFLSNMLIRKEVKQEKNMDNMLWTHFNQSSLMQAQHLIILITTFTNSSYNANRFWCRKEIRDQIQYAKYIAAGVVYYLTQKSTRIVSKIDYYVVTDFQDSNVKTQEFILLREENTIYNDTLHPVYKMEVANYVTRQTISHLYNDMILWSKEGFITFLATHILNQTQLYRMEDLFVVQTQQESLRFDTLPTDSLPFGTPLYEIKSFIIWRMLYHIIFNIISDDTFWTCINNYINIQYNQTNATDTNNLSTIALFFNTVKSVVDATNSTRNFSIENIVDILLTKRHYPILYMTRNYNETFHNPILISYINYPHSLFTDVKPYELYVTYTTKSDMNFEPSDTQTHFWLSSLTPHHYMSTFDKNDWIILNLQQAGYYRINYDLGNWQKLADYLYENYTDIHVLNRAQIIDDAFYFLRQGQLNFLSFWNITKFLFKDADYVAWYPMIKAVEYMMCIWPVQNTDAIKVQLRERFDGLLLNIGYVDKFYLDSDFTKILREEAMKWACVLDTPKCRETASDLLNNHLESSVQDKFFKWRERIYCKGLMKSDYNNWFKVWNKWKNTSDNTFLEYLTCSPDPTIIKTYLTFIKSDEFYLNVTDSKTNANIVLLIIAKHAKNNIVLTDIFEYFESIKFSSKQQIDQIAILIVIITHEHDVKHFKKIRKFVKTKLTMSEKQLSFIVDAVKQKIEKRKMEYNKRVTNYGVLN
- the LOC105673232 gene encoding thyrotropin-releasing hormone-degrading ectoenzyme-like isoform X3; the protein is MTYVRIIIDDGYFFESIYVDREKGKILNNEIIEVIKAEELFPYWDEAVFKSTFEISICHHKNYSFLSNMLIRKEVKQEKNMDNMLWTHFNQSSLMQAQHLIILITTFTNSSYNANRFWCRKEIRDQIQYAKYIAAGVVYYLTQKSTRIVSKIDYYVVTDFQDSNVKTQEFILLREENTIYNDTLHPVYKMEVANYVTRQTISHLYNDMILWSKEGFITFLATHILNQTQLYRMEDLFVVQTQQESLRFDTLPTDSLPFGTPLYEIKSFIIWRMLYHIIFNIISDDTFWTCINNYINIQYNQTNATDTNNLSTIALFFNTVKSVVDATNSTRNFSIENIVDILLTKRHYPILYMTRNYNETFHNPILISYINYPHSLFTDVKPYELYVTYTTKSDMNFEPSDTQTHFWLSSLTPHHYMSTFDKNDWIILNLQQAGYYRINYDLGNWQKLADYLYENYTDIHVLNRAQIIDDAFYFLRQGQLNFLSFWNITKFLFKDADYVAWYPMIKAVEYMMCIWPVQNTDAIKVQLRERFDGLLLNIGYVDKFYLDSDFTKILREEAMKWACVLDTPKCRETASDLLNNHLESSVQDKFFKWRERIYCKGLMKSDYNNWFKVWNKWKNTSDNTFLEYLTCSPDPTIIKTYLTFIKSDEFYLNVTDSKTNANIVLLIIAKHAKNNIVLTDIFEYFESIKFSSKQQIDQIAILIVIITHEHDVKHFKKVHFPIRKFVKTKLTMSEKQLSFIVDAVKQKIEKRKMEYNKRVTNYGVLN